The window GCAGGGGACGCCGAGCTTCTTGAGCCGCAGCGTGCGGGTCTCGAGCAGCCTCTGCAGATCGCCGCCTACAGCCTCCTCCAACTTGGCGGCGTGCGTCTCCACCCCCTTCCCGACGCCGTTCAAGAACTCCACCAGGCCTACCTTGGCTGCGCAAAGGAATTCCAATCCATTTCACCACACCGAACGGCGGAAGAACCACGGAGTTCACGGATCAAGAGGAAAGTGACTGTACCTTGGTAGGGCTGGGCGTAGAAGGATCTCGCCGGAGCTCCGGCGCCGGGGTGGAGGAGGATGCGGCGCACATGGGATGCGCACGCGAAGGCCATGGCCTCCGGGACGCCACGCGCGGGAGGGAGACGCCGGCCTGGGCGATGCCACGCACGCAGGGAGACGTCGGCCTAGGCGGCTTCACGCACGGGAGAGAGGCGCTGTCCTTGGCGCCGCGACGCAGGGGAGGCTGCCGCCGTCCAGTTGATCACTGCCGGAGCAGAGGGGCGGTGGTGCCGCGCGGAGGAGGGACGTGGTGGGATGGGGGGAGCGCCGCCGCACGCGAAGACGGGAAGAGGAGGATGGCTATAGGGTTAATCGGTGGGCCTTCCAGTCGCACAAATAAAGCCCACGGATGCCTCACAGTCCAGCGAAAATGCAATTCTGGAGCCGGGCCGGGCACCTGCTATGCCTAGTTCTTTTTTTGCGTCAAACCGGAGTAACCAACTTTTTTCATTTTCGTTTTCTTTCTTTTTCAATTtttaaatttcacgaatttttactTTTTCAAAATCGTGTTTTTTATTAAACATGAACTTTTCCAGATTCTTGAACTTCTATCATATTCGTGAATTATTTTCCTCAAATATGTGAAAATTTAAATTCCGTGAATTTTTTGTCTCAAATTTGTGAACTTGTTTCCTCAAATACCTGAACTTttccaaattcatgattttttctcaAATTCTTGAACTTTTTAAAATATGTGATTttctcaaattcgtgaacttttttcaaacttgtGAACTTTTTCCCAAATTCATGAACTTCTTAAAAATTGtgaatttttcaaattcatgagctTTTTCAAATCCTACCCCCACCAGACATACCTGGCAACCATCGACTTCCACAACGCGGCCATGCATCCTCTCCCCAACGCAAACAACACTCTCAAGTCT is drawn from Triticum dicoccoides isolate Atlit2015 ecotype Zavitan chromosome 4A, WEW_v2.0, whole genome shotgun sequence and contains these coding sequences:
- the LOC119286890 gene encoding uncharacterized protein LOC119286890, coding for MAFACASHVRRILLHPGAGAPARSFYAQPYQAKVGLVEFLNGVGKGVETHAAKLEEAVGGDLQRLLETRTLRLKKLGVPCKHRKLILSFAHKYRLGLWKPPAEARKVQ